DNA sequence from the Pedobacter schmidteae genome:
TCAAAACACTTAAGCCCTGATATTTAAAAGGATCTTTTCCCGTCATTACCATGGTACCATTTAGTCCTCTGGAGCCATACAAAGCCGATGATGCGCCGGAAAGCACCTCTATATTATCTACATCAAGCTGCGTTAAACTAATGGCCGAGCCGAGCGGAAAATTCAGTCCCGGCGCCTGGTTATCCATCCCGTCAACAATTTGTGTAAAGTTGGTATTGCCACTGGTATTAAATCCGCGAGTAGAGATACTGGTAAATCCGATACTCGACACCGTTACATCTACTCCTTTTAATCCCTGTATCATGTCCATGTAATTTAACTGGGGCGAATTACTGATCTCTTTGCTGCTGATCTGTTCGATGGTTACCGGCGAGGAGAGCTTTTTCTGCACCACGCGACTTGCCGACACCACCACCTCCTGTCCCAGGATGGAACCGGGGGTCAGGATAATCTCAAGCGGAGCAGCGCTGGTCACTTCAACCTCCTTGGTTTCAAAGCCAATAGAAGAGATAATCAGTACAACAGGTAGTTTCTTTTTAATGGTTAGCTGAAACCGGCCCCGGTCATCGGTATAAGTTCCCGCCGAAGAACTTCGGACATGGACAGATACAGCAGGTACTCCCTCTTGTGTAGCGCTGTTTTTAATCGTTCCTTTAATCACCTGCGCACTTAAACTTCCAAATGACAAAAGGAAAAAGATCAATAAAAATAGTCGGTTTACTTTCATTGCGTTTGGTTTTGAGTTATAATTGGTTACTGCAATATAAATCACAAAACCATCGAGACACAATGATAAACCCCTTTTTGGGGCGAAAACGAGTTATAATGGGGTGAGTGGGATTAATGGCAAGGTAGAAACTGTGTGGCTAAAGTACTGCTCAAACTGTTTTTGATGCGATGCAGAAACGGGAATCTGCATATCAGGCAAAGCATCAAACTGAAGCATATAACCTTTACTTGTCTTTTTTGACGAAGAAACGGTTTTTACATTTATGGTATAAGAACGGTGTACCCTCACCAGTCCGCCATAACTGCATGTCGACTCGATTTTTTTTAGCGTGGTCCGGATCAGTTCTTTTTTTACCACTCCGCCCAGTAAATAATAAACATCTACATAGTTGTCTTCCGATTTAAAGAACAAGATATTACTGGGCTGAAGGGTTAAAATGATCTTTCCATTCTCGTCGCCAATAGGCAGATTATCGGAAACCGGCTGGTAACCGGTCAATTCTGAAGACAAATGATGCGCCAGTTTGTATTGCTTTGCGCCAAACAAAAACAGCAGAGAAATCACATAAGGCGGGATAGCGATAAGCAAGGTATAGTTAAACGTCTCCAGGTAATTGCTTAATGACAGGTCGGGATGGTTATCCAGTATCCAATCGCAAGCCATAATACCAAATGTTAGAATGATGATTTCTCCTATGAAAAAGAATACATATTGTGCACAGGAAAGGTGCTGCAGTCGCCACCATTTGCGCAGGCCAAATTGGGTAAACAGCAGGGTTAAGCTACCCGCGAAAGAAAACAGACTAAAGATTTTTAACAAAGTGAGCCGGCCCACATCGTACCACTTGTTGATGTTGAAGGGTACAAAGGTGTACATGAAAAGCAGACTAATGACGGTAACCAGGCTAATAAAAATGATTTTATCGGCCGGGCTATCCAACAAAGGAAAGCGAATTTCAAAGCCCATTCTGGAGAGCGTTCTGGAGAGCGTTCTAGAGCATATTTTCGACAGTGTTCTTGGTAATGCTCTCAAAACAGAAACAGCTTTAAAGGATGTAGTTCCTGACATAGGGTATCAATTAATACTTTCTTCAATTTAATCATTTTTTAGATTAAGCCTAACAACTCTATGAAAAATATTTTTGTTCTCATTCTCAGCAAAATGAAGCAGATTATAGCAATCCTATATAAAAAGTTTATAGCGCATTTATTTTTATTAAATTCTCTTAAAAAATTATCATGTAAAAATCCTAATTTTGCGGCTCAAATTTTTCCTCCAATGAGTCAATCTATAAAGATCAAAAACGCTTTAATTTCAGTTTATTACAAAGACGGTTTAGAACCACTAGTTCGTTTACTTGCAGCCCAAGGTGTACAATTATTCTCTACCGGTGGCACCGAACAGTTTATCAAAGACCTGAATATTCCTGTTACTGCTGTTGAAGACCTGACTGGTTATCCTTCTATTTTAGGAGGAAGAGTTAAAACTTTACACCCTAAAGTCTTTGGCGGTATTTTGAACCGTAGAGCCCTAGGATCAGATCAGGAGCAGATTGCAGAATATGAGATCCCGGAAATAGACCTGGTTATTGTTGATTTATATCCCTTCGAAGAAACCGTTAAAGGTGGTGGTTCTGAATCAGACATCATCGAGAAAATAGATATTGGTGGCATTTCCCTGATCAGGGCTGCAGCAAAAAACTTTAATGATGTGGTAATCCTGGCTTCTAAAGACGATTATTCGACTTTACAGCAGCAGCTTGAAGCTCAAAACGGAGAGACTACTTTAGCACAGCGCAAAGCATTTGCTAAAAAGGCATTCCACACTTCTTCAAACTATGATACCGCTATCTTCAATTATTTCAATACTGAAGAACCGCTAACTGTATTTAAACATAGCATTGCCGAAGCGCAAACTTTAAGATATGGTGAAAATCCGCACCAACAGGCGGTATTTTATGGCGATCTGGATGCCATGTTTACCAAACTGAATGGCAAGGAACTTTCTTACAACAACCTGGTTGACGTAGATGCGGCGGTTGCTTTAATTGATGAGTTCGAAGAGCCGACGTTTGCCATCTTAAAACATACCAATGCTTGTGGTGTAGCTTCAAAAGCGAGCATTCTTGAGGCGTGGAATGTAGCTTTGGCCTGCGATCCGGTTTCGGCGTTTGGTGGTGTATTGATTGCTAACAGGGAAATTGACCTGGCAACAGCCACAGAAATTAACAAATTGTTTTTTGAAGTTTTAATTGCACCTTCCTATCAGCCAGAGGCAGTGGAACTTTTCCGCGCTAAAAAGAACAGGGTAATTTTACAGCGTAACGATGTTGAATTGAGCAAAAAACAATTCAAAACCTTATTGAACGGTGTAATTGAGCAAGATAAAGATTTGATTATTGAAGGTCCTGATCAGATGACCCCGGTAACCAACAAAAAAGCTACCGAACAGGAGTTAAAAGATCTTTACTTCGCCAATAAAATTGTAAAACATACCAAATCAAATACCATTGTGTTTGTTAAAAATGATCAGCTATTGTCGAGCGGCGTTGGGCAGACCTCAAGAGTTGATGCCTTAAAACAAGCCATTGTAAAGGCTGATGCTTTTGGTTTTGACTTAAAAGGTTCGGTAATGGCATCGGATGCATTTTTCCCTTTCCCTGACTGTGTGGAAATTGCCGCTGAAGCTGGCATTACTGCTGTTTTACAACCGGGTGGTTCTATTAAAGATGCGGATTCTGTAAACATGGCTAATGAAAAGGGAATTGCTATGGTTACTACAGGTATCCGTCACTTTAAACACTAATTTATTTATCCACGAATACAATAAAAAGCCGTAGTTTTACATTACTATAGTACACAGAATTATTAATACTTAAATTATCACCTATAAATGGGTCTATTTAATTGGTTTACACAAGAGGTTGCTATCGATTTAGGCACGGCGAACACCTTGATTATACATAATGATAAAGTAGTAGTTGATGAACCTTCAATCGTTGCTTTTGACAGACAAACAAATAAAATTATCGCTATCGGGAGACAAGCCATGCAAATGGAAGGTAAAACTCACGATAACATCCGCACAGTAAGACCCCTTAAGGATGGTGTGATTGCAGATTTTAACGCTGCAGAAGCCATGATCAAAGGAATGATCCGCATGTTAAATGGTGGTAAAGGCTGGATGTTTCCTTCTTTAAGGATGGTGATCTGTATTCCTTCAGGAATTACCGAAGTTGAAAAACGTGCGGTAAGGGATTCGGCTGAAATTGCCGGTGCTAAGGAAGTTTACCTGATTCATGAGCCTATGGCTGCTGCAGTAGGTATCGGAATTGATGTGGAAGAGCCGATGGGTAACATGATCATCGATATCGGTGGTGGTACTACTGAAATTGCGGTAATTGCCCTTTCGGGTATTGTATGCGACCAGTCAATCCGCGTAGCCGGAGATAACTTTGACTCCGATATCGTCAACTACATCCGCCGTCAGCACAACATTATGATTGGTGACCGTACCGCTGAAAAGATCAAAATTGAAGTAGGCGCGGCATTACCTGAGTTATCCGACCCACCTTCTGATTTTGCGGTTCAGGGAAGGGATTTGATGACCGGTGTACCTAAACAGATTACGGTTTCTTATACAGAAATTGCACACTGTCTGGATAAATCGATTTCTAAAATTGAAGAAGCAATTCTTAAGGCGCTGGAGATTACTCCGCCAGAGCTTTCGGCAGATATTTACCAGACCGGTATTTATTTGACTGGTGGAGGTGCACTGCTGCGTGGTTTAGACAAGCGTGTGGCGGCAAAAACCAAGCTTCCGGTTCACGTAGCCGAAGATCCACTTCGTGCGGTTGTACGCGGAACAGGTATTGCCCTGAAAAACATTGGTGGTTTTAAATTTTTAATGCAATAATTTAGATATGAGATATGGAACAAGAGACTTGAGCGCGTGGATTGGATATTCTAGATCAGAGATTTACCGATTCTCTTATCTCAAATCTCACATATCAAATCCAAATTCTCATATCTCAAATCTCCTGTCTCAAATCTCAGAACATGCGTAACCTTTGGATTTTCATAAACAGATACAACGCATTTTTCTTATTCATTATTTTTTTTGCAATTGGTATTATCCTAACCGTAAAAAACAATGCTTATCAGCGGAGTGTAACGGTAAATTCTACCAATGAGGTTGTAGGTGAAGTTTATCAGAATCTGAATGTATTGAAGAAATACATCAACCTGGGTACTGTAAATGATAGTCTAGCGGTTGAAAATGCTAAACTGAAAACAGAATTGCTAGCCCTTAAAAGTATTGATAGCGCAAAAAAAATTACCATTAAGGATACGCTAAACAATCCTCAATACACCTACCTATCTGCCAGGGTAATTAAAAACTCTATTACACTGCGTAATAACGTCATTACCATCAACAAAGGAAGCTTAGATGGCATTCAGCCTAATATGGCTGTAATTTCGCCAGATAAAGGGGTAGTCGGTTTCGTTCAGGACGTTTCCGAACACCTGGCCACCATCAGGTCTTTATTACACAAAGACACCAAAATCAGCGTACAGATTAAAAACATCAATGCCTTGGGGTCATTGGTATGGGGTATTGGAAACTCCGATATTACCAAAGCCTACGTAAAAGAAATACCGAATCACTTTAAGGTTAAAGTAAAAGACACGATCATTACTTCGGGCTTCTCCCGCTTTGCTCCGGGAATTCCGGTAGGGGTAGTTACCAAAACCGGAGTGGCAACCGGCGACAATTTCATGTCGCTGGAAATAAAACTTTTCAACGATTTTAGTACCTTACAATATGTGTACGTTATTCTGGATAAATATGCCGCAGAACAAACAGAATTAGAAGCCAAGTTGCCTCATGAATAGCAGATTAGTATTAGTAAATATCGTCAGGTGGTTTGTACTCCTTTTAATTCAGATCCTCTTGCTGAGGAACCTGAGTTTTTACAATATGGCTACGCCGTTTGTATACATCCTATTTTTATTACTGATCCCTTTCGGAACACCAAACCTATTGCTTTATCTGGTAGCTTTTATAACAGGACTTACCCTGGATGCTTTTTATGATACGCTTGGTGTGCATACTGCTGCCTGTGTAACCCTTGCCTTCGTAAGAATTTCTTTCATCAGCATCACCATTAACCGCGATGGTTTTGACGAACCTGAGCCTACCTTAGGGAATATGGGTTTTAAATGGTTTATCATTTACGCTTTGCTTTGTACCTTTTCGCATCACCTGGTGCTGTTTTTTTTAGAAACATTCCGACTGGCAGAGTTTTCTTATACCTTGCTCAGGTGTGTATTGAGCGTAGTATTTACCCTGTTTAGTTTGGTCCTGATAGAATTTATATTCTATAATAAAAAAATGCGCTGATGGACAAGCTGTTTAATCGAAAATATGTTATTCAGGGGTTGTTCATATTTGTCGCTTTAATTTTACTTGGAACGCTTTTTTACATACAGGTAGCCAGCGATAAATACTTTATTTCGGCAGAGAGTAACGTATTGCGTAAAATTTATACATTTCCGGCGCGTGGGGTTATTTTTGATCGTAATGAAAAACCGCTTGCCCAAAATGAAGCAGTATACGATTTAATGGTGATTCCTAATCAGGTAAAGAACATTGATACCTTAGCGTTGTGTAACCTGATTGGCATAGACACTGCGACCTTTAAAAAGAACTTTAAAAAAGTTTCTAACCAATCCAGATATCAGCCAGGTATTTTTGAAAAACAGCTATCTATACAAACCTATGCTGCTTTGTCAGAACAGCTTTCCCGGTTTCCCGGTTTTTTCGTGCAAAGCAGAACCATCCGTCATTATCCGGACAGTGTTGCAGCTCATTTTCTGGGATACATCAAAGAGGTAACTCCACGTGATATCAAAAACTCGGAAGGTTATTACCGTTCGGGCGATTATATTGGTAAATCAGGTGTAGAAAAATCGTACGAAACATTACTAAGAGGGGAAAGAGGTGTAGTTAATATGCTTTACGATGCCCGTAATGTACCTAAGGGAAGTTATGCCGAAGGCAGGTTTGATACTGCAGCGGTTTCGGGAGACCGCCTGATTTCCTCATTAGACCTCAAATTACAAAAATTAGGAGAGGATTTAATGCGCAATAAAGTAGGCAGTATTGTGGCTATTGAGCCTGCATCGGGAGAGATTCTCGCCTTTGTTAGCAGTCCGAGCTACGATCCCAATTTAATGGTGGGCAGAAACCAGGGGAACAACTACATGGACCTGTTGGCAAATCCAAACCGTGTATTCAATATACGCCCTATTCAGGGTTATTATTCGCCAGGCTCATCCTTTAAACCCCTGGATGCACTGCTTGGTTTGCAGGAAGGTGTAATTGACCCTAACACCACCTTCAACTGTCCCGGCTATTTCAAAGTCGGGGGACATACGGTAAAATGTGAGCACGTAGATGGCAACATCGCATTGCGAAGAGGCCTGGCCCGTTCCTGTAACACCTATGCCTGCTACGTATTCCAGAAACTGCTTACGCAACGTAAATATCCCAATCAACGCGTGGCCTATGACGACTGGCAAAAAAAGGTTAAAAAATTTGGACTTGGAGATAAACTGGGTATAGACCTTCCATCCGAAAAAGGAGGAAGACTTTATGATGCGGCATACTATTCGCGTAAATACAGCAAGTACTGGAATCACGGAACCGTAATTTCGTTGGCCATCGGGCAAGGGGAAATGGATGCCACGCCTTTACAAATGGCCAATATTATGGCCATCATTGCCAATCGTGGTTATTACATCAAACCCCACCTTGTAAAAGCAATCGGCGAAAACAGGGTCATCAAAAAAGAATATGTTAAAAAGAATTACGTGGATGTAGATGCTGCACATTTTGAACCAGTAATTGACGGGATGCAGGATGCGGTAAACGCACCATGGGGAACAGCAATACAATCCAGAATAGATGGCATTGTGATGTGCGGTAAAACCGGTACAGTACAAAATCCACGTGGAAAAAACCACTCTGTGTTTATAGGTTTTGCACCAAGGGACAATCCTAAAATTGCCATTGCTGTAATTGTAGAAAATGCCGGTTACGGTAGTACTTACGCTGCACCAATGGCCAGTTATATTGCTGAGCAATATCTGAAAGGAACTTTACCTAAAAACAAACTGGCACAAGTAGAATGGATGAAAAACCAGGTGATTCTGCCCGCACCTCCAAAACCTAAGGTAAAGCCCAAAGCAAAGACAGGAGATTCAACAACAACCGTTACCCCTCCTCCGGCAGCAACGTTACAACCGCCAACCAATCAAACATCCGCTAAACCTATTCAAATTACACAATGAACAATCAGCAAAGCAGCAACAGATTCTTCTTTAATGTAGATTGGGTGACCATCTTGATTTATGTTGCGCTATGTGCCATTGGCTTTGTAAACATCTATGCCTCTATATACAATGCAGAGGAATCAGCGGCCTTTAATTTCGGCACCAATTACGGAAAGCAGTTGATCTTTATCCTTACGGGTTTAATACTGGGCTTCTCCATCCTATTGCTGGACGCCAAATTTTTCAGCATCTTCTCGCCCATCATTTACGGAGTTACCATGTTGTTATTGCTGGTCGTACTGATAGTGGGACGTAACGTGGGGGGCAACCAGGCATGGATCCCCATCGGTTCTTTTCGTTTACAACCTTCGGAGCTGGCCAAGTTTGGTACTGCGCTGTTGCTGGCCAGGTATATCAGCTCATTTAATCCAAAACTCAATACCTTTAAGCCTGTATTAGTTGCAGCGGGGATCATCATACTACCCATGTGCCTGATCATGCTACAGCCTGATGCGGGTTCCATGCTGGTTTTTCTTTCTTTTATGTTCCCACTATATCGCGAGGGACTACCCGGTTATTTACTGGTGGTATTCTGGGGCATGGTACTTTTATTTATCCTGAATCTTTTCCTTACACAATGGATACTGATTTCCGCAATTTTGGCGCTTGGTGGACTTTTCATTTATTTTAATAAGAAAAAACAGCAGCGCATGATCATGATCGGTATCATCACACTTTCAGCAATAGGTTACCTGTTCATTGCAAAGGTCATGTTCGAGAATGTACTGCAGCCCCACCAGCGTACGCGTATTGAATTAATTCTGGGACTAAAAACGGACCCCAAAGGAGCCGGATATAATGTAAATCAGTCAAAAATAGCCATTGGCTCTGGTCAGCTTACCGGCCGCGGTTTTCTGGAAGGTACGCAAACCAAATACGGTTACGTACCTGAGCAAAGTACCGACTTTATTTTTTCTACCATTGGAGAAGAATGGGGCTTTGCAGGTTGCTTTGTGGTTATAGCCCTATACATGTTTTTACTGCTCAGGATTGTAAACCTTGCCGAACGGCAACGCTCTTCCTTCTCGCGGGTGTACGGCTATTGTGTGGCCTGTATCATCTTCTTCCACGTATTTATCAATATAGGAATGACCATAGGCATTATACCTGTAATTGGGATTCCCTTGCCCTTTATCAGTTACGGAGGATCTTCCTTATGGAGTTTTACCGTGTTGCTGTTTATCTTCCTTAAATTAGATTCGAACAGAATGGGCTTTATTTAGCCGGAAAACGTTGGTTTAACAATTCATAAAACTTATCAACTGTACTCTGTTTAGATGCCCAGTTATTTTTCACGGCATAGTTGTGCTGTAAAAATGTATCCGCAGCTTTAAAATCGGGCATTTTATTGACCAGCTCGATCGCCTCGGCATAAGCCAAATTGTACCCGTTAAACAGGTCTTTGATGTACAGCAATTTCTCGTTCAGGTTGATAGCCTGTTTCAGATCGCTAATAGTGGTTTTATTGCTTTCTTCATTCAAACTATTTGTAAAACCATTTTTCCCTGCCAGCAAATCATTTAAAGTAGGCTTTGGCTGGCTCACGTCCGCTACTTTTGTCTCCTGTTCTTCTACTTTATCGACAACCGGACTGGCAACAACAGGTTCAACAATTTGCACCTTAGGTTCGTCAGAAACCAATATTCGGACCGGTTCAGAAAGTTCAACGGGCTCAGGCTTCACTGCTTCTTGTTCAACAATTGGAGATGCCTGGGGTTGATCGTCCTGATCGGCAAGGTCATTCATCTGCTGCAACTGGCTATCTCTTACTCTTTGTTTCTGCGCAATGATATCTTCCTCTTCTTTGCTTAATGGTCTGTCAAAAATGGCATCTACCGACTGATGTTCAAATTCAAACTTATCCGTTGAGATGCTGTCATTAATTAAAAACTCAAATTTCAGAGGCTCAGCTATCTGCTCCTCTGCAATTTCCGAAGGTAATTCCGTCGCTGTAAGGGCAATTACTACTGCAGGTGTTTCGTCAACAGGTTCAGCATCATTTTCTGCTTCATACTCGGTCCTCAATTCATCCAATGTCTTCTCGTTTACAGGCCTGGCAGCAAAAAATTCCTTCAACTCATCTGCAGAAGGACGCGGAGGCACCGGCACATTTACGGCTATTGAAGCTGTTTGAGCAACTTCCTGCTGGCTATGTTCAGAGATTGCCTTCTGAGGTTTGTTGCTGTTGATCTTTTTTACAATCTGAACATGATCTGATAAAAAGTTTGCGTTTGCCAGAAAAAGCTCCAGTTCCAACTCATTGAGTTGGTTGGGATTTTGAGCCAGAAACTCATACTGATCCTGAAGCTCATTTAATATCTGTCCTACTTTCTTAAAAATATCCTCTTGGTTCATCATAGCTTAATAACGGAAGAATTGGTGTTTTATGTTGGTAACTTGCCACTCAAAAGTACTACAAAATTCTGATATTAGCAGGCTCTAAAATCCTATTAAGCATGTTATTCAGCGAACAAAATTACAGACGGGGGGCGTATTTCGGTAGTATTGAAGTGATTTGCGGCTCAATGTTTTCGGGAAAAACGGAAGAATTGTTGAGAAGATTGAAACGGGCCCAGATTGCAAAATTAAACGTCGAAATCTTTAAACCTAAAACAGATACCCGCTATGATGAAACTGCCGTAGTCTCGCACGATCTGAATTCAATCCAGTCTACTCCGGTCGAAAGTTCAGCTGCAATTTTGCTGCTTGGTGCCAATACACAGGTGGTAGGAATTGATGAAGCACAGTTTTTTGACGATAACTTACCTGAAGTATGTAATAAGCTGGCCGAAAAAGGCATTAGGGTTATTGTAGCAGGTTTGGATATGGACTTTCAGGGCAAGCCCTTTGGCCCAATACCCAACTTAATGGCCATTGCCGAACTGGTAACCAAGGTAAATGCGGTATGTGTACGATGCGGCAGCCCGGCTGTATATTCCTATCGTACCGCGGCGAGCGAAAGCCGGGTACTTTTGGGCGAAAAAGACAGTTACGAACCGAGATGCCGGCATTGTTATCATCTTGGGGATAAGGAACAGCCCCTGTTTAGCTGATTAAATCCGGGTCCAGACACACTCATCTGTTAGTATTTTTCCTTTTACCCTGGCTTTCACTACCAAGGTATTTTTACCCGGGGTTAATGTTATATTCTCCCATAACATGGTATTAAGGTCATTTTTACTCCTTTTACCCAGATACTTTCCATTGATCCAAAGTTCAGCACTTTGTAAATTGGCATAAACCTTAACCGTTGTTAAAGCCTTATGCCGTTCTGTATTTCTTCGCTCAGCGATGTACAACATGGGTTCCGGATTCCAGTTTGCCTTGTAAAAGAAAAAAGCATCCTTTTTTATTTTTCTGTCGTAAGTAACCAGACCTTTATCATTGATACCATTATTGTCGCCCTCTGTCCTGATAGAGGAACCAAAGTCGGCCAGCACCCAAATAAATTTACCCCATATAAAAGGGCGTTTCTTCAATTCCTGCCAATGCTTTTCATGAAAAGCCGTTTGCCATTCTTCGGGATGAAAACGGCCTGACGGATTAGGTTTTTCGAGTTCCTCGGTATGCTTAAACGGACTTGCGCCGGCACCATACTCACTGATAGAAATGGGTTTAGCTGGCAATGCCCGATGCGTTTGATCTGCCCAGGTGCCAACCTGATCAAAATTCCCACCATACCAGCCAAAATATTGATTCCATCCCATCAGATCGGTCAAATCAGTAAACTCTCCGCTCCCCAGATTAGAAGCCAGCGTAGTTAAACGTCCGGGATCTTCACTTTTTGCCAATGCATTTAGTTCCTTAATAAAAGGCCTCGGGTCGTCATAGTCCAGCTTCAACTCATTAAACATTCCCCAAAAGCAAATGGACGGATGATTGTAATTTTGCCTGATCAATTCTGTTAACATCCCCTTTATATTGTCTTTGAGTGCAGGGCTATTTACGTAGCCAGTACCTGTATAGCCACCTGGCCCCACAAATGGGATTTCCGACCATAATATAATGCCATTTTTATCGCACAGATCATAAAACAACTTGCTATGCGGATAATGGGTTAGTCGTACAGCAGTTGCGCCAAGTGATTTGATCAGTTCCATATCCGCCAGTTGGTCTGCCTCACTTAAAGCCGAGCCTTTGCCTGATACATCTTCATGGCGCCCTACGCCATACAAATCCAGATGTTTACCATTCAGAAAAAAGCCCCTGTCTGGATCTACACTGTAATAACGTAAACCAAGTTGTTGCGTTACCTGGTCAATAAGCTTTCCGTTTTGCAAAAGAGCTACCTCAACCTGATATAAATACGGATCGGCCTTCCCATTCCATAAACGAGGTTTCTCTAGCTTTAGCGACTGCTTCAGCTCCTTTTGTCCTGCAGCTAAAGCATCGGTTTGACTCTTAACAACATTTCCCTTATGGTCAAGAATGATAGTTTTAAGGCTTAATCCCTGCCCGTCAGTTAACGATAATTTACTACGCACCTGTACCTGGGCTGACGCTTCGGAAACCTGTTGCTGATCAAGATAAATACCTGAAGAACCAAAATCGAGCGGACTGATGCAATTTTTATCGGTAACAATTAGACTCACCGGCCGGTGTATGCCTCCATACAAATTAAAATCGCCATGCAACGGAATTAAGTCCAGTCTATAGGCATTGCTAACCAACACCGTAATGGCATTATTTCCAGGCTTTATATAGTCGGTTATCTCAACGGTAAATGCGGTATAACCACCATGATGTGCGGTTACCATTTTATGGTTCACAAGGACTGTAGCCACATTGTTTACCCCTTCAAAAGATAGAAACAAACGTTTACCCTTCCAGGCGTCAGGCACTTGCAAGTTACGTTCATAACTTGCCGCAGTTCTGTTGTAATTGGTTATTCCTTTCAGTACTTCGTCTGCATTCCAGGTATGTGGCAAATTCACAGTTTCCTTTTGAATACCACGTTCAAAATTATAGGTAAAATAAAATTGCCAGTTGGTATTAAGTGGAATAATTTGTCGTGCTGAGACCTGCAACCCTACCGGATGCCTGGCCATAGCACTTAGCTGGCCTAGCATCAGGACGAGTGCGATAATAATTTTTTTACAATGCATAATTTTGACTTTCTCTACTATAGATACCATTGTTTATACCGGGCCAGGGCCTCCAGGTAATAATAATCAGCGTAAACAAGTGGTACGTCAATCTCCGAATTCAAAGGATAAGCACCAGTACTGTGCATTAATAAAAAGCCTCCGTTTTCTCCGGCCTTTGCGCGATATTGTGCGGATGACAGGGAACGGATCATTGTTTCGGCAGCAGCTTTAAACTCAGCCTTTTCCGCCACCGGACTGTATTGAGCAAGTTCCAGCAGTGCCGAGGCCAGTACTGCAGCTGCTGAAGCATCACGCGGTGCAAAAGGAATACCTTGAGCATCGAAATCCCAGTAAGGAATTTTATCAGCCGGTAAATTCGGATGGTTTAACACAAAATGGGCAATACCTTTGGCTTGCTTTAAATAGACTGCATTTTTGGTGGCACGATACATAGTAGTGTAGCCATACAATGCCCAGGCCTGCCCACGGGACCAGGCCGAACAGTCGGCTGCTCCCTGCCAGGTGGCTTTTCTAATAATCCCTCCTGTTTTGATGTTGTAATCAACCACATGGAAAGAGCTAAAATCGGGTCTGAAATGATTTTTTAAAGTTGTATTTGAATGGGCAATTGCAATCTTTTTGTATTTGGCATCACCACCATGATCACTCACCCAGTTTAACATTTCCAGGTTCATCATATTGTCGAT
Encoded proteins:
- the rodA gene encoding rod shape-determining protein RodA, which gives rise to MNNQQSSNRFFFNVDWVTILIYVALCAIGFVNIYASIYNAEESAAFNFGTNYGKQLIFILTGLILGFSILLLDAKFFSIFSPIIYGVTMLLLLVVLIVGRNVGGNQAWIPIGSFRLQPSELAKFGTALLLARYISSFNPKLNTFKPVLVAAGIIILPMCLIMLQPDAGSMLVFLSFMFPLYREGLPGYLLVVFWGMVLLFILNLFLTQWILISAILALGGLFIYFNKKKQQRMIMIGIITLSAIGYLFIAKVMFENVLQPHQRTRIELILGLKTDPKGAGYNVNQSKIAIGSGQLTGRGFLEGTQTKYGYVPEQSTDFIFSTIGEEWGFAGCFVVIALYMFLLLRIVNLAERQRSSFSRVYGYCVACIIFFHVFINIGMTIGIIPVIGIPLPFISYGGSSLWSFTVLLFIFLKLDSNRMGFI
- a CDS encoding thymidine kinase; amino-acid sequence: MLFSEQNYRRGAYFGSIEVICGSMFSGKTEELLRRLKRAQIAKLNVEIFKPKTDTRYDETAVVSHDLNSIQSTPVESSAAILLLGANTQVVGIDEAQFFDDNLPEVCNKLAEKGIRVIVAGLDMDFQGKPFGPIPNLMAIAELVTKVNAVCVRCGSPAVYSYRTAASESRVLLGEKDSYEPRCRHCYHLGDKEQPLFS
- a CDS encoding glycoside hydrolase family 2 TIM barrel-domain containing protein, whose translation is MHCKKIIIALVLMLGQLSAMARHPVGLQVSARQIIPLNTNWQFYFTYNFERGIQKETVNLPHTWNADEVLKGITNYNRTAASYERNLQVPDAWKGKRLFLSFEGVNNVATVLVNHKMVTAHHGGYTAFTVEITDYIKPGNNAITVLVSNAYRLDLIPLHGDFNLYGGIHRPVSLIVTDKNCISPLDFGSSGIYLDQQQVSEASAQVQVRSKLSLTDGQGLSLKTIILDHKGNVVKSQTDALAAGQKELKQSLKLEKPRLWNGKADPYLYQVEVALLQNGKLIDQVTQQLGLRYYSVDPDRGFFLNGKHLDLYGVGRHEDVSGKGSALSEADQLADMELIKSLGATAVRLTHYPHSKLFYDLCDKNGIILWSEIPFVGPGGYTGTGYVNSPALKDNIKGMLTELIRQNYNHPSICFWGMFNELKLDYDDPRPFIKELNALAKSEDPGRLTTLASNLGSGEFTDLTDLMGWNQYFGWYGGNFDQVGTWADQTHRALPAKPISISEYGAGASPFKHTEELEKPNPSGRFHPEEWQTAFHEKHWQELKKRPFIWGKFIWVLADFGSSIRTEGDNNGINDKGLVTYDRKIKKDAFFFYKANWNPEPMLYIAERRNTERHKALTTVKVYANLQSAELWINGKYLGKRSKNDLNTMLWENITLTPGKNTLVVKARVKGKILTDECVWTRI
- the mrdA gene encoding penicillin-binding protein 2, which encodes MDKLFNRKYVIQGLFIFVALILLGTLFYIQVASDKYFISAESNVLRKIYTFPARGVIFDRNEKPLAQNEAVYDLMVIPNQVKNIDTLALCNLIGIDTATFKKNFKKVSNQSRYQPGIFEKQLSIQTYAALSEQLSRFPGFFVQSRTIRHYPDSVAAHFLGYIKEVTPRDIKNSEGYYRSGDYIGKSGVEKSYETLLRGERGVVNMLYDARNVPKGSYAEGRFDTAAVSGDRLISSLDLKLQKLGEDLMRNKVGSIVAIEPASGEILAFVSSPSYDPNLMVGRNQGNNYMDLLANPNRVFNIRPIQGYYSPGSSFKPLDALLGLQEGVIDPNTTFNCPGYFKVGGHTVKCEHVDGNIALRRGLARSCNTYACYVFQKLLTQRKYPNQRVAYDDWQKKVKKFGLGDKLGIDLPSEKGGRLYDAAYYSRKYSKYWNHGTVISLAIGQGEMDATPLQMANIMAIIANRGYYIKPHLVKAIGENRVIKKEYVKKNYVDVDAAHFEPVIDGMQDAVNAPWGTAIQSRIDGIVMCGKTGTVQNPRGKNHSVFIGFAPRDNPKIAIAVIVENAGYGSTYAAPMASYIAEQYLKGTLPKNKLAQVEWMKNQVILPAPPKPKVKPKAKTGDSTTTVTPPPAATLQPPTNQTSAKPIQITQ